The DNA region ACGTCAAACAACTTTCAATAACTTTGAAAAATCGGATTACGCTAATGGAACTTATTTCGATAAATATATCGAAGGTGATTTCCAACCGCAATTTGATAAAGTCAAAGATTTATTCAAAGACATCTCCGTGCCAACACAAGAAGATTGGAAAAACTTACGTGATGCCGTTGCCAAAGATGGTTTGTACCACCAAAACCGTTTAGCTGTTGCTCCAAATGGATCAATTTCTTACATCAATGACACAAGTGCAAGTATCCACCCAATTACGCGTTTAATCGAAGAACGTCAAGAGAAGAAAATTGGTAAAATTTATTACCCAGCGCCATATTTAAACAACGAGACGATGCCTTTCTACAAATCAGCTTATGATATGGATATGCGTAAAGTCATTGATGTTTATGCTACAGCACAACAACATATTGACCAAGGAATGAGCTTAACATTATTTATGCGTTCTGATATTCCTGAAGGTTTATATGAATGGAAAACTGAAACAACAAAACAAACAACACGTGACCTAAACATTTTACGTCACTATGCTTTCCACAAAGGTGTAAAATCGATTTACTACATCCGTACCTTTACAGATGACGATGAAGAAATCGGTAGTAACTCTTGTGAAAGCTGTGTTATTTAGGGAGGAACGTTAAAAATGAGTAAAACTTACTATGAAGCCATAAACTGGAATAGTATTGAAGATATGATTGATAAATCAACTTGGGAAAAACTAACAGAACAGTTTTGGTTAGACACTCGTATTCCGTTATCTAACGATTTAGATGACTGGCGTTCTTTATCTGACCTAGAAAAACAAACAGTCGGTTATGTATTCGGTGGTTTAACACTACTGGATACAATCCAATCTGAATCTGCTATTGATGCCATTCGTCCTGATGCTCGTACACCTCACGAAGAAGCGGTTATCAATAACATTCAATTCATGGAATCAGTTCATGCTAAAAGTTATTCATCAATCTTTAGTACATTAAACACAAAAGCTGAAATTGAAGAAATCTTCGAGTGGACAAATACTAATGAATTCTTACAGAAGAAAGCTAAAATTATTAACGAAATTTACAAAGATGGGACACCTTTACAGAAAAAAGTAGCCAGCGTTTACGCTGAAACATTCTTATTCTACTCAGGATTCTTTGCTCCTCTTTATTACTTAGGTAATAATAAACTAGCAAACGTGGCTGAGATTATTAAATTAATCATCCGCGATGAATCAGTTCACGGAACTTATATTGGCTATAAATTCCAATTAGGTTTCAACGAATTATCAGAAGAAGAACAAGAAGAAATGAAAGATTGGATGTACGCTTTATTATTCGAATTATACGAAAATGAAGAAGGCTACACTGATTTACTTTATGGTGAACTAGGTTGGGACGAAGAAGTGAAAACTTTCCTACGTTACAATGCTAATAAAGCCCTAATGAACTTAGGTGTTGAGCCTTTATTCCCGGATACCGCCAACGATGTTAACCCAATCGTCATGAATGGTTTATCAACTGGTACAAGTAATCACGATTTCTTCTCACAAGTCGGAAATGGTTACCTACTAGGTAGCGTGGAAGCAATGCAAGAAGACGATTACACAATCGGCATGTAAAATTAAAAAGCTAACCAATTTGGTTAGCTTTTTTTATTTATCTAAAATAGTCAAAACTTCTGAAATATCTCTGATTTGATAAGTCGGCTCTTGCGATAGTGTATTTACTTTTTGGTCAGGATTCAACCAACACGTATCAATTCCATATAGCAGACCACCTTTAATATCTGCTGATAGAGAATCTCCAACAATCAAGCACTCGCTTGGTTTAACATGAGGTACCCTATCAAAGACATAATCAAAAAACTCTGTCATAGGTTTTTGATAACCTGTTTCTTCTGAAATAAAAACATCCTTAACGTAAGGATACATCCCCGCCTTAGTTAAGCGACTTTTTTGCGTATCAGCAACACCATTCGTGACAATATATAACTCATACTTATCCTGTAAGGTTGCTAATACTTTTTCAGCTCCAGGTAAGTACTCGGCTTCTTGGTTTAGATATTGACGAAAAAGCTGATCCATTTCCAAACCATCTTTTTTCATCCCAAGGTAATCAAAAATCGACTCAAAACGCCCGCCTAAAACATCATTTCTTGATATTTTGCCAGCCTCTAAAGCTGACCATAATTGATGATTTTTTTCTTGATAGACTTCCTTTAATTCCGAAGTAAAAACAACTCCTTGATCGGCAAAGAGTTTTTCTAGGGCATGATGTTGCCCTTTTTTAAAATCTAATAACGTATCGTCCACATCAAATAAAATTGCTTTGTACATCTCTTTACCTCCACAATAAAAACCTTAAGACCATGCTTAAGGTTTTTTATTTTTTAAAATAATGTTTCACTTGTTCTAATGCACTACGTTCCATGATTAGACGACCATACTCACCTAACACTTCTGGCGTCACATTTGAAAGTGTTCCAAACTCTAAAACTAATGATAAATCATCATTGACTTGTTCTTCCGTCATATCTTCAACCGGGAAACTTAAGTGCAAATAGTATGCTTTAGACTCACTAGCTAAACTGTATAAATTTGTTTGTACTAGCTCAAATTTACTTGCTGTAGATAGCGTGACTAAGTCATCAAAATCTTCAAATTTAACGACATAGTCCAAAGTTGGATTGGTTTCGCGAATGCGAACTTCCTCAAGTGAATTATCCACTTTTAATTCAATCGTGTTTTCAATAGCTAAATCAGCTCCGCTATCCAGTTGATTTTTCAAGAAATCCCCAAAACTATCTTGGTTAATCAAATCAGATAATTCTGGCAAATCAGCATCATCACCTAGCATCATATTTTTACTGATAAACAACTCGATACCATTTCGATTTGGAAGCACTTGGAAAGTAACGGCTTCCGTTTCTTGAAATTGTTCTTCCACATCGACTTCTTCTAAAATACTGTAAAAGAATGATTCAATTTGCTTGTGATTACCTAATAAATCTAAAAAAGTAATGCCACGTTCAGCTAAATCTTCATTTTCAATCAAGACACGGATCGTATTTTCATTGATTCGTTCCATTTCCATAGTAACTTCACCTCTTTCCGAATTTGATGGAGAAAACAACTTCTCCTTATAAGACTATTGTAGCTGATAGTACCCAAAAGTAAAGTAAAACACCCTACAAAAAAACCTACCTCTTAAAGAGATAGGTTTTCTGTATTCTTCTATAGTCCAGCCATTAATTGGGCTTGTCGTAACTCTAATGCACGAACTTCTCTCGGTAAGAAGCGGCGAATTTCATCTTCGTTAAAACCAACTTGAAGACGTTTTTCGTCAATCATAATTGGGCGGCGTAATAAGCCAGGATTTTCTTGAACAAGTTTTAATAATTCTTGTAGAGGTAGATCATCTAAATCCATATCTAATTTACGGAACACTTTTGAACGAGTTGAAATGATTTCTTCCGTACCATCTTCAGTCATTCGAAGAATTTCACGAAGCTCATCAATGTTTAGTGGTTCAGAGAAGATATTACGTTCTTTAAACGGAATTTCTTGATCCACCAACCAGGCTCTAGCTTTACGGCATGATGTACAACTTGGAGAAGTATATAATGTTAACATTTGCGTCACTCCTTTGTGCGTTTGCAATAAGTATGTTCTTTTTACCTCTGTCTATATTATACAATATCAAAGTAATAAATACTACCTTTTATGAGAATAATTCTAATTTAAAAACGCTTTTATATCAACATTTTAAACTCTTATTACAAATTTAATAAAGTTCACAAAATCTTCAAACCTCACTAATATCTAATGTTCATAAACCGCTTTATATACACGTTCGAACAACTGGGAATTTTGTTATTTTATAGCCAGACATTAACCTACACTTTTTCTTTTTTTTGCCGTATAATAGGCTTTAAGAATCTTATACGTGAGGAAGTTAAACTATGGAAACTATTTTTTCTGGAATTCAACCTAGTGGTATCCCCACCATTGGTAATTATATTGGCGCTATGCAGCAATTCATCAATTTACAAGATGATTATAATTGTTTCTTCTGTATTGTAGATGAACATGCCATTACGGTCCCTCAAGACCGTTTAAAACTCCGGGAGCAAACATTAGGATTAGCGGCACTATATGTAGCAATCGGTTTAAACCCTGAAAAAGCAACGATTTTCATCCAGTCTGAAGTTGCGGCTCATGCCGAAGCAGCTTGGATGGTTCAATGTAACACAACTATTGGTGAGCTTGAACGCATGACACAATTTAAAGATAAATCTCAAAAAAATAACCAATCTGGGATTAGCGCGGCACTACTTACTTATCCACCGTTAATGGTAGCCGATATTATTTTATACAACGCTAACTTGGTGCCTGTAGGAGAAGACCAAAAACAACACTTAGAATTAACTCGTGATTTTGTGGATCGTTTCAACTCTCGTTACGGCACACCTGACCAACCAATTTTAACTAAACCTGAAGTTAAAATCCCCAAACAAGGTGCTCGTATTATGAGTCTACAAGATCCAACAAGTAAGATGAGTAAGTCTGATACTAATGCCAAAGGATTTATCTCAATGCTAGATGAACCAAATGTCATTCGTAAAAAAATCAAATCAGCTGTAACCGACTCTAGCGGTGTGATTGAATATGACGTTGAAAATAAACCTGGCATCTCTAACTTATTAACAATCTTCTCAGCGATGACTGGCCAACCAATCGCTGATTTAGTCGAACGTTATAAAGATAGCGGCTACGGAACCTTTAAGACTGATTTAGGTGAAGCCGTTGTTGCTGTTTTAGAGCCAATTCAAACTCGTTATCAAGAACTTTTAAAATCAGAAGAATTACAAAACATTCTTGACAAAGGCGCAATTGATGCTAATAAAGTCGCTAAGAAGACCCTGCAAAAAATGCGTAATGGAATGGGCTTAGGAAGAAAAGGACGTTTATCTCAATAATTACTTAAAAATCGGAGGAAACAACCATGACAGAAAAAACTAAAGACACTAAAGAACTTTTAATTCGTAAAATGATTGAAAATCGCACGATCTTAATTTACGGCGGTATCGACCAAGAACTAGCAGAAGAAGTATCAAGTCAATTGCTTTTATTAGCTTCATTAAGTGATGAACCAATCACACTCTTCATCAACAGCCAAGGTGGTCACGTTGAAGCAGGCGATACAATTCATGATATGATTAAATTTATTAAGCCTGAAGTTAAAATCATTGGTACTGGCTGGGTTGCTAGTGCCGGAATTACGATTTACTTAGCTGCTAAGCCGGAGAACCGCTACAGCTTACCAAACACTCGTTACATGATTCACCAACCAGCAGGCGGTGTCCAAGGACAAAGTACTGAGATTCAAATCGAAGCTCAAGAAATTATTCGTATGCGCGAACGTATTAACCGTTTAATCGCGGCTGCAACCGGTAATAGCTACGAAAAAGTTGCCATTGATACTGACCGAAACTTCTGGCTAAGCGCTGACGAAGCTATTGAATACGGGATTGTTACTCACTTGATCACTGAATCATCAGAAATTAAATAAGCCAATCTAAAAAGCCATTAGCATTTAGCTAATGGCTTTTTTATTATCCAATAATTTTTAATTCTTTTGGATGGTGGTTTAAGTTTTCATAACCATCTTCAGTCACAACGATTAAATCTTCAATTCTAACCCCGACTTCACCTGGAATGTAGATACCTGGTTCTACAGAGAAAATCATGCCCGGTTTAGCAATTGTATCATTTGTTCCTGATACATCACCTGCTTCGTGACATTCGATCCCAATAAAGTGGCCTGTTCTGTGAGTAAAGTATTCACCGTAGCCTTTTTCAGTGATATACTCACGGGCTGCATCATCAATTTCACTGATTTTAACTCCTGGTTTCACTTTCTCAATGGCACGTTTGTTAGCTTCTAAAACTGTTTCAAAAACTTCACGACTCTTATCTGAAACTGATTTATAGAAAACTGTCCGCGTCATGTCTGAACAGTAGCCATTTTTCACGCCACCAATATCCAGAATAATGCTATCCCCTTCTTTAACAACCGATGTATCTGTCGCATGGTGAGGGTCTGCTCCATTGGCACCATAGGCAACAATCGGATCAAATGATGTGCCTGAGTTACCTAAGTCACGGTAGAACTCTAATAACTTTTCAGTCATTTCTAATTCATTTAACTCTTGTGGGATTAACGCTTGTAAACGTGCCATCGCTTCATCATTAGAAGCAGAAGCTTGTCTCATTAATTCAATCTCTTCTTCACTCTTAATTGCGCGAACATCATCAGTGATTGATGAACCATTCACAAAATCTGTCGCTCCACTCATTTTCATTAAACGTAATAAGAAGTGTGAAGGCCAGTTTTTATCAATTCCGATACGTTGTTTAGGATCCAAATGTGATAAAACATGAGCTACACCATCTTCTGTATCTTCGACAAAATCAAGCTCAATTCCCATATCATCTGCTACTGGGAAAATTTTGGCTACAACCATCACATGGTCGCCTGTTTCTTTTAGGATCAATACTAAAATACGTTCTGCTGGGTGAATCATTTTACCTGTTAGATAAAAAATCGTAGTTGGATCTGAAATTAATAATTGTGGCACTTCTTGTTTCTTCATTTCCGCTAATACTTTTGCTAAACGTTCTTGATTCATTGTTCTTTCCTCCTAAAATATAGTTATATTTTTGCCTAAGAGTTGCCTCTCAAGGGACACACGCGCTTAATATAAAAGGTTAACTAAATCTGCCGTTGTGATATCACCAAAATATTTTTTAATATCAATTTTTTCAACCGCTTCGTTAATAGCTGCTTTATCGTACTTAATACCTGTTAGAATTTCTTCAACATCAGAAATTTCACCAAGACCAAAGAAATCTCCAAAGACTCTGATTGTATTAATTGTTCCACCAGCCACATTCATTTTTGCTTCAACTGAACCAATTTTAAAACGTTCACGGCGAACTAAATCAAACTCTGGCGAACGACCATAGTTCCAATCCCAGTTGCGATAATACTCATCTGAAATCTCATTGATTCGTTTCCAATCAGCTTGCGTTAATTCGTAAGTTTCAATTTCTTCACGTGATTCTACCCCGAATATTTTCAATAAAATAGCTTCTCTGAAATCAATCGTTGTCATTTCTTGATTTTCTTCAGAAAGGAACGGTTTGATATTTGTGACGCGTGACCGAATTGATTTAATACCTTTCGATTCAATCTTGTCTTTACGAACTTTCAAGGCATTAACTACTTCATTAACATCACTATCAAACATGATTGTGCCATGAGCAAACATCCGGCCATTTGTTGCATACATAGCATTGCCTGAGAATTTTTTATCGCCAATAACCAAGTCATTACGCCCTTTTAATTCAGCTCCTTCAACGCCCATA from Vagococcus coleopterorum includes:
- a CDS encoding ATP-dependent Clp protease proteolytic subunit, encoding MTEKTKDTKELLIRKMIENRTILIYGGIDQELAEEVSSQLLLLASLSDEPITLFINSQGGHVEAGDTIHDMIKFIKPEVKIIGTGWVASAGITIYLAAKPENRYSLPNTRYMIHQPAGGVQGQSTEIQIEAQEIIRMRERINRLIAAATGNSYEKVAIDTDRNFWLSADEAIEYGIVTHLITESSEIK
- a CDS encoding adaptor protein MecA codes for the protein MEMERINENTIRVLIENEDLAERGITFLDLLGNHKQIESFFYSILEEVDVEEQFQETEAVTFQVLPNRNGIELFISKNMMLGDDADLPELSDLINQDSFGDFLKNQLDSGADLAIENTIELKVDNSLEEVRIRETNPTLDYVVKFEDFDDLVTLSTASKFELVQTNLYSLASESKAYYLHLSFPVEDMTEEQVNDDLSLVLEFGTLSNVTPEVLGEYGRLIMERSALEQVKHYFKK
- the trpS gene encoding tryptophan--tRNA ligase codes for the protein METIFSGIQPSGIPTIGNYIGAMQQFINLQDDYNCFFCIVDEHAITVPQDRLKLREQTLGLAALYVAIGLNPEKATIFIQSEVAAHAEAAWMVQCNTTIGELERMTQFKDKSQKNNQSGISAALLTYPPLMVADIILYNANLVPVGEDQKQHLELTRDFVDRFNSRYGTPDQPILTKPEVKIPKQGARIMSLQDPTSKMSKSDTNAKGFISMLDEPNVIRKKIKSAVTDSSGVIEYDVENKPGISNLLTIFSAMTGQPIADLVERYKDSGYGTFKTDLGEAVVAVLEPIQTRYQELLKSEELQNILDKGAIDANKVAKKTLQKMRNGMGLGRKGRLSQ
- the spxA gene encoding transcriptional regulator SpxA, with protein sequence MLTLYTSPSCTSCRKARAWLVDQEIPFKERNIFSEPLNIDELREILRMTEDGTEEIISTRSKVFRKLDMDLDDLPLQELLKLVQENPGLLRRPIMIDEKRLQVGFNEDEIRRFLPREVRALELRQAQLMAGL
- the nrdF gene encoding class 1b ribonucleoside-diphosphate reductase subunit beta; the protein is MSKTYYEAINWNSIEDMIDKSTWEKLTEQFWLDTRIPLSNDLDDWRSLSDLEKQTVGYVFGGLTLLDTIQSESAIDAIRPDARTPHEEAVINNIQFMESVHAKSYSSIFSTLNTKAEIEEIFEWTNTNEFLQKKAKIINEIYKDGTPLQKKVASVYAETFLFYSGFFAPLYYLGNNKLANVAEIIKLIIRDESVHGTYIGYKFQLGFNELSEEEQEEMKDWMYALLFELYENEEGYTDLLYGELGWDEEVKTFLRYNANKALMNLGVEPLFPDTANDVNPIVMNGLSTGTSNHDFFSQVGNGYLLGSVEAMQEDDYTIGM
- a CDS encoding lipoate--protein ligase, which produces MLFVPNEENDPRVNLAIETYLMKEVPVTEPILLFYINEPSIIIGRNQNTIEEINKDYVEEKGIHVVRRLSGGGAVYHDHGNLNFSFIMPDDGESFRDFAKVTQPIISALHDMGVEGAELKGRNDLVIGDKKFSGNAMYATNGRMFAHGTIMFDSDVNEVVNALKVRKDKIESKGIKSIRSRVTNIKPFLSEENQEMTTIDFREAILLKIFGVESREEIETYELTQADWKRINEISDEYYRNWDWNYGRSPEFDLVRRERFKIGSVEAKMNVAGGTINTIRVFGDFFGLGEISDVEEILTGIKYDKAAINEAVEKIDIKKYFGDITTADLVNLLY
- a CDS encoding YjjG family noncanonical pyrimidine nucleotidase; its protein translation is MYKAILFDVDDTLLDFKKGQHHALEKLFADQGVVFTSELKEVYQEKNHQLWSALEAGKISRNDVLGGRFESIFDYLGMKKDGLEMDQLFRQYLNQEAEYLPGAEKVLATLQDKYELYIVTNGVADTQKSRLTKAGMYPYVKDVFISEETGYQKPMTEFFDYVFDRVPHVKPSECLIVGDSLSADIKGGLLYGIDTCWLNPDQKVNTLSQEPTYQIRDISEVLTILDK
- a CDS encoding M24 family metallopeptidase, producing MNQERLAKVLAEMKKQEVPQLLISDPTTIFYLTGKMIHPAERILVLILKETGDHVMVVAKIFPVADDMGIELDFVEDTEDGVAHVLSHLDPKQRIGIDKNWPSHFLLRLMKMSGATDFVNGSSITDDVRAIKSEEEIELMRQASASNDEAMARLQALIPQELNELEMTEKLLEFYRDLGNSGTSFDPIVAYGANGADPHHATDTSVVKEGDSIILDIGGVKNGYCSDMTRTVFYKSVSDKSREVFETVLEANKRAIEKVKPGVKISEIDDAAREYITEKGYGEYFTHRTGHFIGIECHEAGDVSGTNDTIAKPGMIFSVEPGIYIPGEVGVRIEDLIVVTEDGYENLNHHPKELKIIG